Proteins found in one Nerophis lumbriciformis linkage group LG27, RoL_Nlum_v2.1, whole genome shotgun sequence genomic segment:
- the LOC133624290 gene encoding uncharacterized protein: MTEKSAKTHRKGSTDPTQLFSLEATSGVVDSSFQSQDVCDFVKASVASPPCSHLPLKKCLIICEKVKVAGQSSLTKVGIIIHTKLEQSSVSEASEAQQQNTVISSQLESDNEKNNGEHGKKEQMKEECYQTLSLTCTDQHQILTSEETSGSAVEDRQTTKNRLPGDSETKQAAPTIVSDSKREQTETSAGETAKKKRRMSMCGLTEKEQSLFLQIKNGHCGQEQAEGPKCVSTADTEPSFLLASSTPANIPQTKEEEVHASSDRPEAEVRISCIPNGSKTSCKPSCLKDKDQKQDLVPGPDSTEASQSEPPEEEKQHFDHAKPQGAVCVSSTYRDVDVAIATYDKTNETCADSSKTQLPSADSHQVCVEVCEATPSGASGQNDMCDFYHQAADVNKGNTANTNTHLLECEDYHFVSDTQLNNISFVQDEVAKEDEDECSEDATQLVCGLIKELSFLNRTVMAAHRELENMRRSRKNSRKLPR; encoded by the exons ATGACTGAAAAGAGTGCGAAGACCCACAGAAAAG gcaGCACAGATCCAACCCAGCTTTTTTCCCTCGAGGCAACAAGTGGTGTTGTTGACAGTTCTTTTCAATCACAG GATGTGTGTGATTTCGTCAAAGCGAGTGTTGCTTCACCACCGTGTTCCCACTTGCCTTTAAAGAAGTGTCTCATCATTTGTGAAAAAGTAAAAGTAGCAGGACAATCTTCTCTCACCAAAGTAGGCATCATCATTCACACCAAGCTTGAACAATCAAGTGTGAGTGAGGCTTCTGaagcacaacaacaaaacacaGTCATCAGTTCTCAACTGGAGAGCGATAATGAAAAGAACAACGGCGAGCACGGAAAGAAAGAACAAATGAAAGAGGAATGTTACCAGACACTGTCCCTAACATGCACGGATCAGCACCAGATACTGACCTCTGAAGAGACAAGTGGAAGTGCTGTGGAAGATCGGCAGACAACAAAGAACAGACTTCCGGGGGATTCAGAGACTAAACAAGCAGCCCCAACTATCGTGAGTGACAGCAAAAGAGAGCAAACTGAAACATCTGCAGGAGAAACAGCCAAGAAGAAGAGAAGGATGAGTATGTGTGGTCTGACAGAGAAGGAACAAAGCCtttttttacagataaaaaaTGGACATTGCGGACAAGAGCAAGCAGAAGGGCCAAAATGTGTCAGTACAGCTGACACTGAACCTTCATTCTTGCTTGCATCCTCAACTCCTGCAAACATCCCACAAACAAAGGAGGAAGAAGTACATGCATCCAGTGACAg GCCAGAAGCAGAAGTCCGCATTTCATGCATTCCTAATGGGAGTAAGACCTCGTGTAAGCCAAGTTGTTTGAAGGACAAAGATCAGAAACAGGACTTAGTTCCTGGTCCTGATTCAACAGAGGCCTCACAGTCAGAGCCACCAGAGGAAGAGAAACAACATTTTGACCATGCAAAGCCACAGGGAGCAGTGTGTGTATCATCAACTTATCGGGATGTGGATGTTGCCATAGCAACGTATGACAAAACAAATGAGACTTGTGCTGATTCTAGCAAAACACAACTTCCATCTGCTGACTCTCACCAAGTTTGTGTTGAAGTGTGTGAGGCTACACCCTCTGGTGCTTCAGGACAGAATGACATG TGTGATTTTTATCATCAAGCTGCTGATGTAAACAAAGGGAACACAGCAAACACCAACACACACCTGCTGGAATGTGAAGACTACCATTTTGTTTCTGACACACAACTCAACAACATCTCATTCGT acagGATGAGGTAGCAAAGGAGGACGAAGACGAATGTTCAGAAGACGCAACACAACTCGTGTGTGGACTCATTAAAGAACTTTCCTTTCTCAa TCGAACCGTCATGGCCGCTCATCGAGAGCTTGAGAACATGCGGCGTTCCAGGAAGAACTCCAGGAAGTTACCCCGCTGA
- the nanos3 gene encoding nanos homolog 3, whose amino-acid sequence MDSNRSFQPWKDYLGLSDAVREIMCQNNTTLSQPEASPLQTEALSASFRNMRVQRWELHPSCVASPPTSGAELRAPVAGLQNNLPDAPARKEGGLKGRRNHLNTPELPSPTRMMCTFCKHNGESQVVYSSHWLKTRSGDVGCPYLRRYVCPLCGASGDKAHTKRFCPKVDVNYKSVYVKNRR is encoded by the coding sequence ATGGACTCAAACAGAAGTTTCCAGCCCTGGAAAGACTACCTGGGATTATCCGATGCAGTGCGGGAGATAATGTGTCAAAACAACACTACGCTTTCACAACCGGAAGCGTCTCCTTTACAAACGGAAGCTTTGAGTGCGTCTTTTAGAAACATGCGCGTTCAAAGATGGGAACTTCATCCGAGTTGTGTTGCATCTCCTCCGACGTCGGGAGCAGAACTTCGTGCACCAGTCGCAGGTCTGCAGAATAATCTTCCAGACGCTCCTGCACGCAAGGAAGGAGGCTTAAAAGGTCGCAGGAATCACCTGAACACACCTGAGCTGCCATCACCTACACGCATGATGTGCACTTTCTGCAAACACAACGGGGAGTCCCAGGTGGTCTACTCGTCCCACTGGCTGAAGACGCGCTCCGGAGACGTTGGCTGTCCTTACCTGCGCAGGTACGTGTGTCCTCTTTGCGGGGCTTCCGGCGACAAAGCGCACACCAAACGCTTCTGTCCCAAAGTGGACGTCAACTACAAGTCTGTGTACGTCAAGAACAGACGCTGA